A part of Cupriavidus sp. D39 genomic DNA contains:
- a CDS encoding SDR family oxidoreductase yields MWGTIQVVTHVIPLMLDRNWGRIIAITSASVKQPMPHHSLSTVFRAGVTAYMKHLANEVGTSGITVNCVAPALIDTSHRSGGAAYSAEKTAARKKLTPLGRLGTQQETTGVVTFLASMQAGFVNGATIPVEGGMVGSLL; encoded by the coding sequence TTGTGGGGCACCATCCAGGTGGTTACCCACGTCATTCCACTGATGCTCGACCGCAACTGGGGCCGGATCATCGCCATCACGTCGGCTTCAGTCAAGCAGCCGATGCCGCATCACAGTCTGTCCACCGTGTTCCGGGCCGGCGTTACGGCATATATGAAACACCTGGCGAATGAGGTCGGCACCAGTGGCATTACGGTGAACTGTGTTGCGCCCGCGCTGATCGACACGTCACATCGCAGCGGCGGTGCCGCCTATTCGGCGGAAAAGACGGCAGCCCGCAAGAAACTGACTCCGCTGGGCCGGCTCGGTACCCAGCAGGAGACAACCGGCGTGGTGACGTTCCTGGCATCGATGCAGGCGGGATTCGTCAATGGCGCGACGATTCCAGTGGAGGGCGGGATGGTGGGATCGCTGCTTTGA
- a CDS encoding SDR family NAD(P)-dependent oxidoreductase, with translation MRLKEKVAIVTGGASGLGKAIALRFASEGAMVIIVDVNDAAMAATAEEIQGLGGKARAYKVDVTQQQELRNVMEDVVAAEGRVDILVNNAGVTRYRPFGSMGDADWNAVLDLDLKGVFYCAQAAAPYMERQQYGKIVNISSSLGTGTTPHIGALTAGASAPYASAKAAVIQLTKTLARELGPSGVNVNCVAPGFFLTPLTGATRSPDEVAEHIRVRTSMAVLNRPGRLEELAAAVLFFASDDSSFVTGHTLYVDGGRTDRM, from the coding sequence ATGCGACTGAAGGAAAAGGTGGCGATCGTCACGGGCGGGGCCTCCGGCCTCGGCAAGGCCATTGCCTTGCGCTTTGCCAGCGAAGGGGCCATGGTCATCATCGTCGACGTGAATGATGCGGCGATGGCGGCGACCGCGGAAGAGATTCAGGGGCTGGGCGGCAAGGCACGTGCGTACAAGGTCGACGTGACGCAGCAGCAGGAACTGCGCAATGTCATGGAAGACGTGGTTGCCGCCGAAGGGCGAGTGGACATCCTCGTCAACAACGCGGGCGTCACCCGCTACCGGCCGTTTGGCAGTATGGGTGATGCGGACTGGAACGCGGTGCTCGACCTCGACCTCAAAGGCGTGTTTTATTGCGCCCAGGCAGCGGCGCCGTACATGGAACGACAGCAGTACGGCAAGATCGTCAATATCTCGTCGAGCCTGGGTACCGGGACCACGCCGCATATCGGCGCACTGACCGCCGGTGCCAGCGCGCCTTATGCCTCTGCCAAGGCTGCAGTGATCCAGTTGACCAAGACGCTGGCGAGAGAACTTGGCCCGAGCGGTGTCAATGTCAACTGTGTGGCGCCGGGCTTCTTCCTGACACCGCTCACGGGCGCCACGCGCAGCCCGGACGAGGTGGCGGAGCATATCCGTGTTCGCACCAGCATGGCTGTCCTCAATCGGCCAGGGCGGCTGGAAGAGCTTGCCGCAGCGGTACTGTTCTTCGCCAGCGACGATTCCAGTTTTGTTACCGGCCACACGCTCTATGTGGACGGTGGGCGAACCGACCGGATGTAA
- a CDS encoding enoyl-CoA hydratase/isomerase family protein translates to MDSRQDNLVVERADDLLWITINRAEKANAMTVAIMEGITAAIRAGASDPTVKAVLLTAAGARVFSGGADVREQPEDGDMARQRERRSHALAALQDAVMDNPVPVLAVLNGIASGGGAMLALLSDACVAADTAALSLPEIDLGIPTFSGANILEVIGGRALALDLIQTGRRMPAREALTRGLVAAVVPADELKHAATVLAGTLGGKERRVFADNKQWINRQLKAALLEARAQHARHRKAVATAESVSR, encoded by the coding sequence ATGGATAGCAGGCAAGACAATCTGGTCGTCGAACGCGCGGATGATCTTCTGTGGATCACGATCAATCGTGCGGAGAAGGCGAATGCGATGACAGTCGCCATCATGGAGGGCATCACCGCTGCGATCCGGGCAGGCGCGAGCGATCCCACCGTCAAGGCCGTGCTGCTGACGGCCGCGGGGGCCCGCGTGTTCAGTGGCGGCGCGGACGTGCGCGAGCAGCCCGAAGACGGCGACATGGCGCGTCAGCGCGAGCGCCGTTCCCATGCCCTGGCAGCGTTGCAGGATGCCGTGATGGACAACCCGGTCCCGGTCCTTGCCGTACTGAACGGCATCGCCAGCGGCGGCGGCGCCATGCTGGCATTGCTGTCGGACGCCTGTGTCGCGGCGGACACGGCCGCGCTGTCTCTGCCGGAAATCGACCTGGGCATTCCCACATTTTCCGGGGCCAACATTCTTGAGGTCATCGGCGGACGCGCGCTCGCGCTGGACCTGATCCAGACGGGCAGGCGCATGCCGGCACGCGAGGCGTTGACGCGGGGACTGGTCGCGGCCGTGGTACCTGCCGACGAACTGAAACATGCGGCGACGGTGCTTGCAGGAACGTTGGGCGGCAAGGAGCGGCGCGTGTTTGCGGACAACAAGCAATGGATCAACCGGCAACTGAAGGCGGCGTTGCTGGAAGCGCGTGCCCAGCATGCCCGGCACCGCAAAGCCGTCGCGACGGCCGAATCCGTGTCTCGTTAA
- a CDS encoding CapA family protein — MSGSVTVLIGGDCGPAHGPRDGFPIEGYTELVRPVLEQADMRFVNCMRTYSSRGIRAEHAPQVGQPVEMAEIYTNGMFDAVTMANNHTYDAGPDAMLDTRELLNSRGIQVTGAGRDLKEARRAAIVEKNGVNVAYLGYTSVAAAGSEAGPDKPGVTSIRIRTSYETRGPHQPVGIRTEPDPEDLAMLVEDIRALREEADIVILAFHSGVIRLPRVIADYQVAVSHAAIDAGADLVVAHAPHIPKAVEVYKGKTIFYSLGVFAMTKGFPAPSWAEPAWAHGAVRNHTDLDPDFPLMPYGKACTLSLLAKAVVSKEGLCASDSCPWPWTSGTGRKSCAAGTRNSTRFSTIWNGHRWICRIPSVWKGTR; from the coding sequence ATGTCTGGCAGTGTGACGGTGTTGATCGGTGGAGATTGTGGTCCTGCGCATGGGCCGCGGGATGGTTTCCCGATAGAGGGCTACACGGAGTTGGTGCGTCCCGTGCTCGAGCAGGCGGACATGCGGTTTGTGAACTGCATGCGGACCTATTCGAGCCGGGGCATCCGGGCGGAGCATGCCCCACAGGTCGGGCAGCCAGTCGAGATGGCGGAAATCTACACCAACGGCATGTTCGACGCCGTCACCATGGCGAACAACCACACCTATGACGCCGGGCCGGACGCCATGCTGGATACTCGCGAATTGCTGAATTCGCGCGGTATTCAGGTGACGGGTGCGGGTCGGGACCTCAAGGAAGCCCGCCGTGCCGCGATCGTGGAAAAGAACGGCGTGAACGTGGCCTACCTCGGCTATACGTCGGTCGCCGCAGCCGGCAGCGAAGCTGGTCCAGACAAGCCGGGCGTCACCTCGATCCGGATCCGGACGTCCTACGAAACCCGCGGCCCGCACCAACCGGTCGGTATCCGGACGGAGCCCGATCCTGAGGATTTGGCCATGCTGGTGGAGGACATTCGTGCGCTGCGTGAGGAAGCGGACATTGTCATTCTCGCTTTTCACTCCGGCGTGATTCGGCTGCCACGGGTTATCGCTGACTACCAGGTAGCCGTTTCGCACGCCGCCATCGATGCAGGCGCCGACCTCGTCGTTGCGCATGCGCCGCACATTCCGAAAGCGGTGGAAGTCTACAAGGGCAAGACAATCTTCTACAGCCTGGGCGTGTTCGCCATGACGAAGGGCTTCCCCGCGCCGTCCTGGGCGGAGCCGGCATGGGCGCACGGCGCGGTCCGGAATCACACGGATCTCGACCCCGATTTCCCGCTCATGCCATACGGCAAGGCCTGTACCCTGAGCCTGCTGGCGAAAGCGGTGGTGTCGAAGGAGGGGTTGTGCGCGTCGGATTCCTGCCCATGGCCATGGACCAGCGGTACCGGCCGGAAGTCCTGCGCCGCGGGCACCCGAAATTCGACGAGGTTCTCAACTATATGGAATGGGCATCGGTGGATATGCCGCATACCTTCCGTGTGGAAGGGGACGAGGTGA
- a CDS encoding Bug family tripartite tricarboxylate transporter substrate binding protein produces the protein MGQPVVIENHGGANGMVAANAVAAAAPDGYTLLLTSMGMTTNPYLYTKSARDPVKDFTPISLLANVPNVIVVNPKLPARNLDELLRLARSSKTPLTSGTTGQAAPGHLATELLQRAANVKFSFVPYKGSAPALNDVMAGYVDMSLPTVVAALPSIRSGKVRAIAVTGAGRSSLLPDVPTLAEAGVKDLSGSSGWYGLVGPAKMPREVVERLSQAVVKIMNSSDVRERFQANGADPVGSNSDEMAAFVAQDYRRWGELIRAANIKAEAQ, from the coding sequence TTGGGCCAGCCAGTCGTCATCGAGAACCACGGCGGCGCCAATGGCATGGTCGCGGCCAATGCGGTTGCGGCCGCGGCTCCCGATGGCTACACACTGTTGCTGACTTCCATGGGAATGACGACCAATCCCTACCTGTACACGAAGTCGGCACGTGACCCGGTCAAGGATTTCACTCCGATTTCGCTGCTGGCCAATGTTCCTAACGTGATTGTCGTCAACCCGAAGCTACCGGCGCGCAATCTGGATGAGTTGCTGCGTCTGGCCCGTTCGAGCAAGACGCCGCTGACGTCGGGTACGACCGGCCAGGCGGCGCCCGGTCATCTGGCGACGGAGCTGCTGCAGCGGGCGGCCAACGTCAAATTTTCGTTCGTGCCTTACAAGGGTTCGGCCCCGGCATTGAACGATGTCATGGCCGGCTACGTCGACATGTCGCTGCCCACCGTCGTCGCCGCATTGCCGTCGATCCGGTCCGGCAAGGTGCGAGCCATTGCAGTCACCGGAGCTGGCCGGTCCAGCCTGCTGCCGGATGTCCCGACTTTGGCAGAAGCGGGCGTGAAGGACCTTAGTGGCAGCTCAGGGTGGTACGGCCTGGTCGGCCCGGCAAAGATGCCTCGCGAGGTTGTCGAACGACTCAGCCAGGCCGTCGTCAAAATCATGAACAGCAGCGACGTACGCGAACGCTTCCAAGCCAATGGGGCCGATCCCGTCGGATCCAATAGTGATGAAATGGCCGCCTTCGTCGCGCAAGACTACCGGCGATGGGGCGAACTGATCAGGGCCGCCAACATCAAGGCCGAGGCCCAATAA
- a CDS encoding lactonase family protein: MAFHPSKPWLYASDERTNRLYMFRYSEGGIEAAPAFTCPTLRQPELVRPRQLGGPIHVHPAGHCVYVANRADHAVADGDHKVFAGGENNIAVYGIDEETGEPTLLQHADTQSFHIRTFACDPGGRLLVTASIKALNERDGEKTRHVLAALSVFRIEADGRLEFCRKYDVETSGSQLQYWMGMAGLD, from the coding sequence ATCGCGTTTCACCCGTCAAAACCCTGGCTATATGCTTCGGACGAACGCACCAACCGGCTCTATATGTTTCGCTACAGCGAAGGCGGCATCGAAGCGGCGCCGGCCTTCACCTGTCCAACACTGCGCCAGCCTGAGTTGGTTCGCCCCAGGCAACTGGGCGGTCCCATTCATGTCCATCCAGCGGGTCATTGTGTCTACGTTGCCAATCGGGCGGACCACGCCGTCGCCGACGGGGACCACAAGGTGTTCGCAGGCGGGGAAAATAACATCGCGGTGTATGGGATCGACGAGGAAACGGGTGAACCCACGCTTCTCCAGCATGCCGACACGCAATCCTTTCACATCCGCACATTTGCGTGCGACCCAGGCGGGCGCCTGCTTGTGACAGCGAGCATTAAGGCGCTGAATGAACGCGATGGCGAAAAAACCAGGCACGTCCTGGCGGCACTCTCGGTCTTTCGCATCGAGGCCGATGGGCGACTAGAGTTCTGCCGGAAGTATGACGTCGAAACTTCAGGCAGCCAGCTCCAGTATTGGATGGGAATGGCAGGTCTTGACTAG
- a CDS encoding enoyl-CoA hydratase/isomerase family protein, with translation MADLEIETIGRVMVARLNRPEKKNALSEEMLELLRTALNTANDDPGIGSFVITGSGDAFCSGGDLGRRGSEADPTPLERKQRLQNVTHQVALAVEAFEKPLIAAVNGAAVGAGMDLSLMCDLRFAASTARFAEAYIRVGLLPGNGGCYFLPRLVGPAKALELLWTGDFVPAEEALRIGLVNRVCSADDLMQETIAFAARLADGPPIQTRDIKKLMYQSLRTDLRTSLETVASHMAVVQSTRDYKEAILAYKEKRKPVFEGR, from the coding sequence GTGGCAGATCTGGAAATTGAAACGATTGGCCGTGTGATGGTTGCGCGCCTGAATCGACCGGAAAAGAAAAACGCGCTGAGCGAGGAAATGCTTGAGCTTCTGCGCACTGCACTGAACACGGCGAACGACGACCCGGGCATCGGCAGCTTTGTCATCACCGGCAGCGGCGACGCATTCTGCTCGGGCGGGGATCTTGGGCGACGTGGCTCGGAGGCTGACCCGACACCGCTGGAGCGCAAGCAGCGGCTCCAGAACGTCACACATCAGGTCGCGCTGGCGGTGGAAGCGTTCGAGAAGCCGCTTATCGCCGCAGTAAACGGTGCGGCCGTCGGGGCAGGCATGGACCTTTCGCTGATGTGCGACCTGCGCTTTGCGGCGAGCACCGCGAGGTTTGCGGAGGCGTACATTCGTGTCGGCCTTCTGCCAGGCAACGGCGGTTGCTATTTCCTGCCGCGTCTGGTGGGCCCAGCCAAGGCCTTGGAGCTGCTTTGGACTGGTGATTTCGTCCCGGCCGAAGAGGCTCTGCGGATCGGGCTGGTCAATCGGGTTTGCAGCGCGGATGACCTGATGCAAGAGACGATCGCTTTCGCGGCTCGCCTGGCCGACGGCCCGCCGATCCAGACGCGCGATATCAAGAAGCTGATGTATCAATCGCTGCGCACGGACCTGCGCACGAGTCTTGAAACGGTTGCGTCGCATATGGCGGTGGTGCAGTCGACCCGTGACTACAAGGAGGCAATCCTGGCTTACAAGGAGAAGCGCAAGCCGGTATTCGAAGGCCGCTGA
- a CDS encoding SDR family NAD(P)-dependent oxidoreductase has translation MDLGIKGKTALITASSGGMGRNIAHALAAEGVNVVLFARSADKLQAVADEIEQQHGVKALAVPGNMLVRADVERLASTLRQHGGGPDIVVLNTSRPPTRSAPR, from the coding sequence ATGGATCTAGGAATCAAAGGAAAGACTGCGCTGATCACGGCCTCCAGCGGCGGCATGGGCAGGAACATTGCGCACGCCCTGGCAGCGGAGGGCGTCAATGTGGTGCTGTTCGCCCGCTCCGCTGACAAGCTGCAAGCCGTTGCGGATGAGATCGAACAGCAGCACGGCGTGAAGGCCCTTGCGGTCCCCGGCAACATGCTGGTTCGCGCCGACGTGGAACGTCTGGCTTCCACGCTCCGGCAGCACGGCGGTGGACCGGACATCGTGGTCCTGAATACATCACGCCCCCCAACCCGATCCGCGCCACGCTAG